Proteins from a genomic interval of Euzebyales bacterium:
- a CDS encoding glucose-1-phosphate thymidylyltransferase has product MKGLVLAGGAGTRLRPITHTSAKQLVPIGNRPVLDFGLESIAEAGITQTGIIVGETHREIRAHVGDGSRYGLEITYIHQPEPLGLAHAVLVACDFIGDDDFVLYLGDNLLTSGIADVVRRFRPGDAAAQVMLAKVTNPHQFGVAVLDGTGRVARLVEKPADPPSDLALVGVYLFSSKIVDAARAIHPASRGELEITDAVQWLIDNGDRVDAHIVSTGWWKDTGKLEDLLEANRIVLDALVPRNDGTLRDSSTQGRVVVDHDVELIDSFVRGPAIIGRGTRLTRTFIGPYTSIAPDCEIVDSAIEHSVVLDHSVIRGVERLEDSLIGKCARVGRSDRRPRAHRLMVGDHSQVELP; this is encoded by the coding sequence ATGAAGGGGTTGGTGCTGGCCGGCGGTGCCGGGACGCGCCTGCGTCCGATCACCCACACGAGCGCCAAGCAGCTCGTACCCATCGGCAACCGTCCGGTGCTCGACTTCGGCCTGGAATCGATCGCCGAGGCCGGGATCACCCAGACCGGGATCATCGTCGGTGAGACGCACCGCGAGATCAGGGCGCACGTCGGCGACGGATCGCGGTACGGCCTCGAGATCACCTACATCCACCAGCCCGAGCCCCTGGGCCTCGCACACGCGGTCCTCGTCGCGTGCGACTTCATCGGCGATGACGACTTCGTCCTCTACCTGGGCGACAACCTGCTCACGAGCGGGATCGCCGACGTGGTCAGGAGGTTCCGCCCGGGCGACGCGGCCGCCCAGGTGATGCTCGCGAAGGTCACCAACCCACACCAGTTCGGCGTCGCCGTGCTCGACGGGACCGGCCGGGTCGCGCGCCTGGTCGAGAAGCCCGCGGATCCGCCCTCGGACCTGGCACTGGTGGGCGTCTACCTGTTCTCGTCGAAGATCGTCGACGCGGCACGCGCCATCCACCCCGCGTCGCGTGGGGAGCTCGAGATCACCGACGCCGTGCAGTGGCTGATCGACAACGGCGACCGGGTCGACGCCCACATCGTGTCGACGGGCTGGTGGAAGGACACGGGCAAGCTCGAGGACCTGCTGGAGGCCAACCGCATCGTGCTCGACGCCCTCGTGCCCCGCAACGACGGGACGCTGCGGGACTCGAGCACGCAGGGACGCGTCGTGGTCGACCACGACGTAGAGCTGATCGACAGCTTCGTGCGCGGCCCCGCGATCATCGGGCGGGGGACGAGGCTGACACGTACGTTCATCGGCCCGTACACGTCGATCGCGCCCGACTGTGAGATCGTGGACTCTGCGATCGAACACTCGGTCGTCCTCGACCACAGCGTCATCCGGGGGGTCGAGCGACTCGAGGACTCGCTGATCGGCAAGTGCGCCAGGGTCGGACGCAGCGACCGCCGCCCCAGGGCCCACCGACTCATGGTCGGCGACCACAGCCAGGTGGAGCTGCCATGA
- the rffA gene encoding dTDP-4-amino-4,6-dideoxygalactose transaminase, which translates to MSGVRSTRRLTFNRPTLEGDELAYVRQAVEGGHTSSSGPFAARAAATLRDEIGAADVLLTTSCTAALEMSGLLLGLQPGDTVIVPSFTFVTTALAFVRAGARLVFADIEQHTLGIDPASVAELLDKRVRAVVAVHYAGVGCDLEGLGKVLSSAPDTDLIEDNAHGLFGRYRDRPLGGFGRFGTLSFHETKNFVCGEGGALLLNDPADIERAHVLYDKGTNRRAFMLGEVDKYSWKDTGSSFGLSDILAAYLLAQLEQRDRILSKRRVVFEQYDRLLAPLGPELGFRTPVVPADRDAAWHMYYVLLEDRATRDRVLDGMRAQDIHPTFHYVPLHTSDGGYRFAARLSDCPVTASVSGRLLRLPFHNALTAEDVDRVVETFLACLGP; encoded by the coding sequence ATGAGCGGGGTGCGGAGCACGCGTCGGCTGACCTTCAACAGACCCACGCTCGAGGGTGACGAGCTGGCCTACGTCCGCCAGGCCGTCGAAGGGGGGCACACATCGAGCTCCGGGCCATTCGCCGCGCGGGCCGCGGCCACCCTGCGCGACGAGATCGGCGCGGCGGACGTGCTGCTGACGACGTCGTGCACGGCCGCGCTCGAGATGAGTGGGTTGCTGCTTGGCCTGCAGCCTGGAGACACCGTGATCGTGCCGTCGTTCACGTTCGTGACGACAGCCCTGGCGTTCGTCCGGGCGGGCGCCCGGCTCGTGTTCGCCGACATCGAGCAGCACACCCTCGGCATTGACCCGGCGTCGGTCGCCGAGCTGCTCGACAAGCGCGTCCGCGCGGTCGTCGCCGTCCACTACGCCGGAGTCGGCTGCGACCTCGAGGGGCTCGGCAAGGTGCTCTCCTCAGCGCCGGACACCGATCTGATCGAGGACAACGCGCACGGGCTCTTCGGCCGGTACCGCGACCGGCCACTGGGCGGGTTCGGACGCTTCGGAACGCTCAGCTTCCACGAGACGAAGAACTTCGTGTGCGGCGAGGGCGGAGCGTTGCTGCTCAACGATCCGGCGGACATCGAGCGCGCCCACGTGCTGTACGACAAGGGCACGAACCGCCGCGCGTTCATGCTCGGCGAGGTCGACAAGTACTCGTGGAAGGACACCGGGTCGTCCTTCGGCCTGTCCGACATCCTCGCCGCGTACCTTCTGGCCCAGCTCGAGCAGCGCGACAGGATCCTGTCCAAGCGCCGCGTCGTGTTCGAACAGTACGACCGGCTCCTCGCACCACTGGGCCCCGAGCTGGGCTTCCGCACGCCTGTCGTCCCCGCTGACCGCGACGCCGCGTGGCACATGTACTACGTGCTGCTGGAGGATCGCGCGACACGCGACCGCGTCCTGGACGGGATGCGGGCGCAGGACATCCACCCGACGTTCCACTACGTCCCGCTGCACACGTCCGACGGGGGCTACCGCTTCGCGGCCCGCCTCTCGGACTGCCCCGTCACCGCGAGCGTCAGTGGTCGCCTGCTGCGGCTGCCGTTCCACAACGCCCTGACCGCCGAGGACGTCGACCGCGTCGTCGAGACCTTCCTCGCGTGCCTCGGCCCGTGA
- a CDS encoding sulfotransferase: MFIVGAQRCGSTLLYRLLDSHPDVMMARPVRPEPKVFLADDVVGDPQAYDARLFADVRATPVRGEKATSYLEHPAALDRIGKTFPDAHIVVAVRDPIERAVSNYRFSVDHGHEDRSPDAALLDDLEGRERAWDRARFSVSPYAYVRRGHYLEAIRRVEARFDRTRIHVVVFEELVSDVGEAARIFRALGVAEPPRNGGPPVAVNPSTAPATLSAAVRDRLRDHFAEPNAALARHLGRTLDAWQ; this comes from the coding sequence GTGTTCATCGTCGGCGCGCAGCGCTGTGGCTCGACGTTGCTGTACCGACTGCTCGACAGCCACCCCGACGTGATGATGGCCCGGCCCGTCCGCCCCGAGCCGAAGGTCTTCCTCGCCGATGACGTCGTCGGCGATCCGCAGGCCTACGACGCGCGGCTGTTCGCCGACGTCAGGGCGACGCCGGTGCGTGGCGAGAAGGCGACGAGCTACCTCGAGCATCCCGCGGCGCTCGATCGCATCGGGAAGACGTTCCCGGATGCACACATCGTCGTGGCTGTGCGCGACCCGATCGAGCGTGCGGTGTCGAACTACAGGTTCTCCGTCGACCACGGGCACGAGGACCGGTCCCCCGACGCCGCGCTCCTCGACGATCTCGAGGGACGCGAGCGCGCCTGGGACCGGGCGCGCTTCTCCGTCTCGCCGTACGCGTACGTGCGCCGCGGCCACTACCTCGAGGCGATCCGCCGGGTCGAGGCGCGCTTCGACAGGACGCGGATCCACGTCGTCGTCTTCGAGGAGCTCGTGTCCGACGTCGGCGAGGCCGCACGTATCTTCCGGGCGCTCGGCGTCGCCGAGCCACCGCGCAACGGTGGGCCGCCGGTGGCGGTCAATCCGTCGACCGCGCCGGCCACGCTGTCGGCGGCGGTGCGTGACAGGCTGCGCGACCACTTCGCGGAGCCGAACGCCGCGCTAGCTCGGCACCTCGGGCGCACGCTGGACGCATGGCAGTGA
- the rfbB gene encoding dTDP-glucose 4,6-dehydratase, with protein MRLFVTGGAGFIGSCFVRWVLRTQLGVSVTTYDALTYAGNLDSLREVDDDRHRFVRGDIADDATLREVLPGHDAVVNFAAESHVDRSITGSADFLRTNVLGTHVLFTAARDCGVPRFLHISTDETYGVVVAPGRFREGDALEPNSPYAVSKASADLLARASRVTFDYPITITRTTNNFGPYHYPEKVVPLFITNLLDGEPVPVYGDGANVRDWTYVEDNCLAQWLVLTEGQPGGIYNVGAGNEMTNLELTRRILGGVGLGEDMIRHVADRPGHDLRYAVDTAKIRALGWAPDHDFDEALAATIAWYRRNEWWWRPLKRRGATRRQGLLTGRRVPAG; from the coding sequence ATGCGGCTGTTCGTGACCGGCGGGGCCGGCTTCATCGGCTCCTGCTTCGTGCGCTGGGTCCTCAGGACGCAGCTCGGTGTGTCGGTGACCACCTACGACGCGCTGACCTACGCGGGCAACCTGGACAGCCTGCGGGAGGTCGACGACGACCGGCACCGCTTCGTGCGGGGCGACATCGCCGATGACGCGACGCTGCGTGAGGTCCTGCCTGGCCACGACGCCGTCGTCAACTTCGCGGCGGAGAGCCACGTGGACCGGTCGATCACCGGCTCGGCCGACTTCCTGCGGACGAACGTGCTCGGCACCCACGTGCTGTTCACTGCGGCCCGCGACTGCGGCGTGCCGCGGTTCCTGCACATCTCGACCGACGAGACCTACGGCGTGGTGGTGGCACCGGGCCGGTTCCGCGAGGGCGATGCCCTCGAACCGAACTCACCGTATGCGGTGTCCAAGGCATCGGCGGACCTGTTGGCCCGCGCCAGCAGGGTGACCTTCGACTACCCCATCACCATCACGCGCACGACCAACAACTTCGGGCCGTATCACTACCCCGAGAAGGTCGTCCCGTTGTTCATCACCAACCTGCTCGACGGCGAGCCCGTCCCGGTGTACGGGGACGGCGCCAACGTGCGCGACTGGACCTATGTCGAGGACAACTGCCTGGCGCAGTGGCTCGTGCTCACGGAGGGCCAGCCCGGGGGGATCTACAACGTGGGCGCCGGCAACGAGATGACCAACCTCGAGCTGACACGACGGATCCTCGGCGGCGTCGGCCTCGGCGAGGACATGATCCGCCACGTCGCCGACCGACCCGGCCACGATCTACGCTACGCGGTCGATACCGCGAAGATCCGCGCGCTCGGCTGGGCGCCGGACCACGACTTCGACGAGGCGCTGGCCGCGACGATCGCCTGGTACCGGCGCAACGAGTGGTGGTGGCGGCCGCTCAAGCGGCGCGGCGCGACCCGACGCCAGGGTCTGCTGACCGGGCGGCGGGTGCCCGCCGGCTGA
- a CDS encoding amidohydrolase family protein, with product MSDRVDPAAVTAIDMHVHCEISADGRPALPQHLQDGARRFFGDDTGPLPSIDDTAGYYRERDLAAVIFTIDIASTFGHDGVSNVEIADAAARHPDVLIPFASIDPARGVAGIAEARRLVVEHGVRGFKFHPNLQAFQPNDRAAYPLYEAITDLGVPALFHSGQSGIGAGLRGGGGIRLKHSNPLLLDDVAVDFPDLQIIIAHPSFPWQDEALAVAVHKPNVWLDLSGWSPKYFPPQLVRFADTMLRDRVLFGSDHPFITPDRWLRDFEDVAIRDEVRPGILKHNAARLLGLRS from the coding sequence GTGTCCGACCGCGTGGATCCCGCCGCCGTCACGGCGATCGACATGCACGTGCACTGCGAGATCTCCGCAGACGGTCGGCCGGCGCTGCCGCAGCACCTGCAGGACGGCGCCCGGCGGTTCTTCGGTGACGACACCGGACCGCTGCCATCCATCGACGACACGGCCGGCTACTACCGCGAGCGCGACCTGGCCGCGGTCATCTTCACGATCGACATCGCGTCGACGTTCGGCCACGACGGCGTGTCCAACGTCGAGATCGCCGACGCCGCCGCACGCCACCCCGACGTGCTCATCCCGTTCGCCAGCATCGATCCGGCACGCGGCGTGGCCGGCATCGCCGAGGCCCGCCGGCTGGTCGTCGAACACGGCGTCCGCGGCTTCAAGTTCCATCCCAACCTGCAGGCGTTCCAGCCGAACGACCGCGCCGCCTATCCGCTGTACGAGGCGATCACCGACCTGGGTGTCCCCGCGCTGTTCCACAGCGGGCAGAGCGGCATCGGAGCGGGGCTGCGCGGTGGCGGCGGCATCCGCCTGAAGCACTCCAACCCCCTGCTCCTCGACGACGTCGCGGTCGATTTTCCCGACCTGCAGATCATCATCGCCCATCCGTCGTTCCCCTGGCAGGACGAGGCGCTCGCGGTCGCGGTCCACAAGCCCAACGTCTGGCTCGACCTGTCGGGCTGGTCGCCGAAGTACTTCCCCCCACAGCTGGTGCGGTTCGCCGACACCATGCTGCGCGACCGGGTGCTGTTCGGGTCCGACCACCCGTTCATCACACCGGACCGCTGGCTACGCGACTTCGAGGACGTTGCCATCCGCGACGAGGTCCGGCCTGGGATCCTCAAGCACAACGCGGCCCGGTTGCTGGGACTGCGGTCCTGA
- a CDS encoding maleylacetate reductase — MASSRPMMLDFVHDALPGRVRFGAGARTHVPGEVELLGGGRVLLVSRRGSVEAVADELRDALGDRCVGWFDEVAVHVPGELAASGVARARELHAGTLLCVGGGSAIGTAKMVALELDLPIVAVPTTYAGSEMTPIWGTTSDRRKRTGRDLRVLPRTVIYDPELTTALPPHVTGPSGMNALAHAIEALYAPATTPVVRVLAREAIRALTDGLPRAVADGSDLDARGTTLYGAYLAGGALAVAGTSIHHRIAHILGGTWSLPHAPLHAMLLPHTVAFAAPAVAGALATAAEAMDVDDVPAGLYDLLGRLEIGPGLTSAGMPADALDDAVDAIVEAQPTSPRPVERRAVERLLSGALTGTPPAA; from the coding sequence ATGGCATCATCACGCCCCATGATGCTCGACTTCGTCCACGACGCCCTGCCCGGACGGGTCCGCTTCGGCGCCGGCGCCCGCACGCACGTCCCAGGTGAGGTCGAGCTGCTCGGCGGCGGCCGGGTCCTGCTCGTGAGCCGCCGCGGCTCCGTCGAGGCTGTCGCCGACGAGCTTCGCGATGCACTCGGTGACCGGTGCGTGGGGTGGTTCGACGAGGTGGCGGTCCACGTCCCCGGCGAGCTGGCCGCATCCGGCGTCGCCAGGGCACGCGAACTGCACGCCGGCACGCTGCTGTGCGTGGGCGGCGGCTCGGCCATCGGCACCGCGAAGATGGTGGCGCTCGAGCTGGACCTGCCCATCGTCGCGGTGCCCACGACCTATGCGGGCTCGGAGATGACCCCGATCTGGGGCACGACCAGCGACCGCCGCAAGCGGACCGGGCGCGACCTGCGCGTGCTGCCCCGGACGGTGATCTACGACCCGGAGCTCACCACGGCCCTCCCACCACATGTCACCGGGCCGAGCGGCATGAACGCTCTGGCGCACGCGATCGAGGCCCTGTACGCACCGGCCACCACACCGGTGGTGCGGGTGCTGGCCCGCGAGGCGATCCGCGCGCTCACGGACGGCCTGCCCCGCGCGGTGGCGGACGGATCCGACCTAGACGCGCGCGGCACGACCCTGTACGGCGCCTACCTCGCCGGCGGGGCGCTCGCTGTGGCCGGGACGAGCATCCACCACAGGATCGCCCACATCCTGGGCGGGACCTGGAGCCTGCCCCACGCTCCGTTGCACGCCATGCTGCTGCCGCACACCGTGGCGTTCGCGGCGCCGGCGGTCGCCGGCGCGCTGGCCACGGCGGCCGAGGCCATGGACGTCGACGACGTGCCCGCGGGCCTCTACGACCTGCTGGGGCGGCTGGAGATCGGTCCGGGGCTCACGAGCGCCGGCATGCCGGCCGACGCGCTCGACGACGCGGTCGATGCGATCGTCGAGGCGCAGCCCACCAGCCCGCGTCCCGTCGAACGGCGCGCCGTCGAGCGGCTGCTCAGCGGTGCCCTCACCGGGACACCGCCCGCGGCCTGA
- a CDS encoding DUF5808 domain-containing protein, with protein sequence MAEDKGRGKLQDLLRLASFALLVTAVVRELRMPASERTWHGRIGFVPYDLRPPTLTRVRDALWRPDDPSIVVAQPFGVGWSLNVGRIWHLLSPQGAVVRPRAVSR encoded by the coding sequence ATGGCCGAAGACAAGGGACGGGGAAAGCTGCAGGACCTCTTGAGGCTCGCCTCGTTCGCGCTGCTCGTGACGGCGGTGGTCCGCGAGCTGCGCATGCCCGCATCCGAGCGGACGTGGCACGGACGCATCGGCTTCGTTCCCTACGACCTGCGACCTCCGACGTTGACCCGCGTCCGCGACGCGCTCTGGCGTCCCGACGATCCCAGCATCGTCGTGGCGCAGCCGTTCGGCGTCGGCTGGTCGCTAAACGTCGGCCGGATCTGGCACCTGCTGTCCCCGCAGGGGGCAGTAGTCAGGCCGCGGGCGGTGTCCCGGTGA
- a CDS encoding aminotransferase class I/II-fold pyridoxal phosphate-dependent enzyme, with translation MTDDHVHFPSLDELRCRRSVKWRTYADDVLPVWVAEMDVAPAPVVAEALAAAVDRGDTGYVHAGDLPEVYAAFSQRRYGWAPVPDRTSLIPDVMSGIAAVLRLVTSPGDPVVITPPVYPPFWSFVAHADCVVLEVDLRVEDEGHALDLEALERAFAGGAAAFLLCNPHNPTGSAWDRATLEAVADLAGTYDVLVLADEVHAPLTHPGVEHVPFLSLDHPAAQRAVAFVAASKGWNLPGLKAGLTLAGHDAPAVTTSLPEAVQVGTGLFGVIAAQAAFAHGEPWLTSLLDVLDANRRLLGDLLATHVPAVRYQMPAATYLAWLDCREVGLGDDPARAFLEHGRVACSPGHTFGTPGRGFVRFNLGTSPELITEAVRRIATAVEAA, from the coding sequence ATGACCGACGATCACGTCCACTTCCCGTCGCTCGACGAGCTGCGCTGCCGGCGGAGCGTGAAGTGGCGGACCTACGCCGACGACGTCCTGCCGGTGTGGGTGGCCGAGATGGACGTCGCGCCGGCTCCCGTCGTCGCCGAGGCGCTGGCGGCTGCCGTCGACCGGGGTGACACGGGATACGTGCACGCGGGCGATCTGCCCGAGGTCTATGCGGCGTTCTCGCAGCGACGGTACGGCTGGGCGCCCGTGCCGGACCGCACGTCGCTGATCCCCGACGTGATGAGCGGCATCGCCGCCGTGCTGCGGCTCGTCACGTCTCCGGGCGACCCCGTCGTGATCACCCCGCCCGTGTACCCGCCGTTCTGGTCGTTCGTGGCGCACGCCGACTGCGTCGTCCTCGAGGTCGATCTCCGGGTCGAGGACGAGGGGCATGCGCTGGACCTCGAGGCGCTCGAACGGGCCTTCGCCGGTGGCGCTGCCGCGTTCCTGCTGTGCAACCCGCACAACCCGACCGGCAGCGCCTGGGACCGCGCGACCCTGGAGGCGGTCGCGGACCTGGCCGGGACCTACGACGTGCTGGTGCTCGCCGACGAGGTGCACGCCCCGCTGACCCACCCGGGCGTCGAGCACGTGCCGTTCCTGTCACTGGACCATCCCGCCGCCCAGCGCGCGGTCGCGTTCGTCGCAGCCTCGAAGGGCTGGAACCTGCCGGGCCTCAAAGCCGGCCTCACGCTCGCCGGACACGACGCGCCGGCGGTCACGACCAGCCTGCCCGAGGCCGTGCAGGTCGGCACGGGACTGTTCGGTGTGATCGCCGCGCAGGCCGCGTTCGCCCATGGCGAGCCGTGGCTCACGTCGCTGCTCGACGTCCTCGACGCCAACCGCAGGCTGCTGGGCGACCTGCTGGCCACGCACGTCCCGGCCGTGCGGTACCAGATGCCGGCGGCCACCTACCTGGCGTGGCTCGACTGCCGGGAGGTCGGCCTCGGCGACGACCCTGCACGGGCCTTCCTGGAGCACGGACGCGTGGCGTGCAGTCCGGGGCACACGTTCGGCACGCCGGGCCGCGGGTTCGTGCGCTTCAACCTCGGCACCTCGCCCGAGCTGATCACCGAGGCGGTGCGGAGGATCGCCACGGCCGTCGAGGCGGCATGA
- a CDS encoding Hsp20/alpha crystallin family protein: MTACFRQTAQRPSVKQSCQLCYEAFFLVAPVSDTVTGSTDITTEQGGIVVARFVDPFEEMDRMFGPSGGRWRSGGLMPMDAFEREGVYTLRFDLAGAKPDAVDVTVEHGVLTVTAERPIEETEGVNWLVRERPTGTHSRQVRLGDRLDIANIDASYDQGVLTVTIPIRPEAKPHKVAVASGQSQAVDAGPTS; the protein is encoded by the coding sequence ATGACCGCCTGCTTTCGGCAGACCGCACAGCGCCCCAGCGTCAAGCAAAGTTGCCAGTTATGCTATGAAGCTTTTTTCCTAGTTGCTCCGGTATCGGATACGGTGACCGGGTCGACAGACATCACAACTGAACAAGGAGGGATCGTCGTGGCGAGGTTCGTGGACCCGTTCGAGGAGATGGACCGCATGTTCGGGCCGTCCGGAGGCCGCTGGCGCAGCGGGGGCCTCATGCCGATGGACGCGTTCGAGAGGGAAGGTGTCTACACGCTGCGGTTCGACCTGGCGGGCGCCAAGCCGGACGCGGTCGACGTGACCGTCGAACACGGCGTGCTGACCGTGACGGCCGAGCGTCCCATCGAGGAGACCGAAGGCGTCAACTGGCTGGTGCGCGAGCGGCCGACCGGCACGCACAGCCGGCAGGTGCGCCTCGGCGACCGCCTCGACATCGCCAACATCGATGCCAGCTACGACCAGGGCGTGCTGACCGTCACCATCCCGATCCGGCCGGAGGCCAAGCCGCACAAGGTGGCTGTCGCCAGCGGCCAGAGCCAGGCGGTGGACGCCGGACCGACGTCCTGA
- a CDS encoding pyridoxamine 5'-phosphate oxidase family protein: protein MPLESGTEMRELTVEECWQRLADHPSRVGRIGMGGPSPDILPVNYAVDGHSIVFRTGQGKKLTAVGRGERVVFEVDDVDPEWRRGWSVVLRGFAEHVTDLRQQARLHDLPLQPWDPSPKDDFVRITTHMVSGREIV from the coding sequence ATGCCACTCGAATCCGGGACGGAGATGAGGGAACTGACGGTCGAGGAGTGCTGGCAGCGGCTCGCGGACCACCCCAGCCGGGTCGGTCGCATCGGCATGGGAGGACCCAGCCCCGACATCCTGCCTGTCAACTACGCGGTCGACGGGCACAGCATCGTGTTCCGCACCGGGCAGGGCAAGAAGCTGACAGCCGTCGGACGGGGCGAGCGCGTCGTGTTCGAGGTCGACGACGTCGACCCGGAGTGGCGTCGGGGCTGGAGCGTCGTGCTCCGCGGGTTCGCAGAGCACGTCACCGACCTGCGCCAGCAGGCACGGCTGCACGACCTGCCGCTGCAGCCCTGGGACCCCTCGCCCAAGGACGACTTCGTCCGCATCACCACCCACATGGTGTCCGGCCGCGAGATCGTCTGA
- a CDS encoding CBS domain-containing protein → MQVKDAMTRHVTTVPPTMSVLTALRLMHRDGIRHLPVVDEDQTLVGIVSDRDLTPATRTAPSTSVRERVVRQLMTTPVRWARPEDDLVAATRQMLAWHISALPVVEHSQVVGILTTTDCLHAMLRMADDQASASRTG, encoded by the coding sequence ATGCAGGTCAAGGACGCGATGACCCGGCACGTCACGACGGTCCCACCGACGATGTCGGTGCTGACCGCGCTCCGGCTGATGCACCGCGACGGCATCCGCCACCTGCCGGTCGTCGACGAGGACCAGACGCTCGTGGGCATCGTCAGCGACCGTGACCTGACGCCGGCGACGCGCACCGCCCCGTCGACGTCCGTGCGCGAGCGCGTCGTGCGCCAGCTCATGACCACACCGGTGCGGTGGGCCCGGCCCGAGGACGATCTCGTCGCCGCGACCCGTCAGATGCTCGCATGGCACATCAGCGCCCTGCCGGTCGTCGAGCACAGCCAGGTGGTGGGGATCCTCACGACCACCGACTGCCTGCACGCGATGCTGCGGATGGCCGACGACCAGGCGTCGGCGTCACGAACCGGATGA
- a CDS encoding response regulator transcription factor, which yields MNDSNPDVDDVTRVMLVDDHEVVRAGLRGLISAHDDLEVVAEADNAADAVLRARSYHPDVVVLDVRLPDRSGVEVCRDIREEHPGMAVLMLTSYADDKALFDSIMAGAAGYVLKQIRGTELVDGIRRVSAGESLLDPAVTAKVLDRLRHPDTGGDARLARLTPTELRIVEMIADGMTNRAIGERIGLAEKTVKNYVSSILAKMHMSRRAEAAAYLAEHRGRQQSSGS from the coding sequence ATGAACGACAGCAACCCCGACGTCGATGACGTCACCCGCGTCATGCTGGTGGACGACCACGAGGTCGTCCGGGCCGGCCTGCGCGGCCTGATCAGCGCCCACGACGACCTCGAGGTCGTCGCGGAGGCGGACAACGCGGCGGACGCGGTGCTGCGCGCGCGGTCCTACCACCCCGACGTCGTCGTCCTCGATGTGCGGCTGCCGGACCGCTCCGGCGTCGAGGTCTGCCGTGACATCCGCGAGGAGCACCCCGGGATGGCGGTGCTCATGCTGACGTCGTACGCCGACGACAAGGCGTTGTTCGACTCGATCATGGCGGGCGCCGCGGGCTACGTGCTCAAGCAGATCCGGGGCACCGAGCTGGTCGACGGTATCCGGCGGGTCAGCGCCGGCGAGTCGCTGCTCGACCCGGCGGTCACGGCGAAGGTGCTGGACCGCCTGCGCCACCCCGACACCGGGGGCGACGCGCGGCTGGCGCGGCTGACGCCGACGGAGCTGCGGATCGTCGAGATGATCGCCGACGGCATGACCAACCGGGCGATCGGTGAGCGGATCGGGCTGGCCGAGAAGACGGTCAAGAACTACGTCTCGTCGATCCTCGCCAAGATGCACATGTCGCGGCGGGCTGAGGCGGCCGCCTACCTGGCCGAGCACCGTGGCCGGCAACAGTCATCCGGTTCGTGA